CTCTAAATGTGGAGAGAAGCTGAGGAAGAGGAAGACTGAGGAAGACATGGGgcaaagtggtgagaaatgatGTTCAGATGCTGAGCTTCACACGGAAGATAACTAAAACGACTGAGACAATCAGAAATTTTCTAGGCTTGAAAAGACCCAACTGGCTAAGTGACATCGAGGCCATCATGGCATGTCCTTTATGTGCATACCCCCCACCCTGAacacaatctgtcccctaaaAAACATCCCCAACAACCTAGAAACCATACACTCTTTCCCCAACATGATCCCTAACAAGGTGTAAAATGTTAGGTGAGGGTACACGATGTTCCTATGACaaaatatgtttacatttcagacatacaaatgtaagagagttaatgaacgatagcttattaattatcatgataatgaGGTTTAGATGTGATATAGTAGCACTCTgattatatacaatatagattGTATGTAATCGGAGTAACGTATAACCTTCATtactatgaatatgattgtgtctgagcacagctaatattatggtagttccatgagcaaacgaagaaagatataaccaagtccactgccaaatactaatgattaattcatttcctggtcaaataacaatgactatctttcattaaataatttgaacgcaacaatcaagaccaaagggtgaaacactcagaaaattgtgcctcttttagcattaatctcatctaaaatctaacatgtgtgagaaaaagaatgactatatggatggtaaatgttgttcaaacaatgtaataagtgtatattatatatagttacaaacaagGATTTGAGTATTCAAGTCATATTCAATTTCTGatcgtatattttgtataaacaccaataatttgtttaaatataaacagatattaACGGTTCAATACTAAagttaacatttaataaaattaagttcATGATGAATATTCTTATACAGagttaatatttaattagaatGTTCTAATTTGCAACAACAAAATGTATTCTAACCAGAGACATTGAGGGTACACAACcccagaaaatacaaaatattacgaCAGACATCTGGCTACATAACAACATCAAGAATAACCTATCAGAAAACTTACGAAAGATCTtagtagaaaaacaaacaactattTTATTAACTCACGAGTTTACACCTAAAAAACATAAATTATAGTTCCATAGAAGACAATATTAACTCTATTGTGGCTTTTAATTTATCCATTTTACCAAACACGTTAACCATGACTTTATGaaatttcagtaatatttttaatacaattacttTAGAGCTAACCTTTCAAATGGAAATTAGAAATGGGATTTGTTCTCCACCATTCTAATACGCAAAATAGCTGAGGTGGATGTACAATCTATAGAAATTAATTAAGTTCTCTAATTTTAAACTCATCAACTGTCTCTGCCAAAGTCTGCACTCCCTTCTCTTCAAACTTTGGACTCTCTGAAATATGTGTCTccaagttttatatttatttatagcacaatccctttatatttattaataatctatattttattaatgagaaaCATTCATACCATTAATGGCCAACCAGCGATCATAATTGTTTTGGTCAATACTTTTATACTTTCAACAGTGGGCCCATGTAATAGCCAATATTTAGCTCCAAAACGAACTCTAGTTGATCTTTGTAAATTTCCTCTCTCTGTTAAGATATCCTACATAATCTAACAATGCTGTAATTATATCACTTAATTATCACTTAATAACAGTTAATCTGTAGGTTTTGGTTTCCTTGCTTATATCTATGCCAAATCTATTGCATTTTCAAAACCTGATCTTCACTAACAACCTGTTTAATTCCAGtgtcaacatatttatttatcaaagatATAACAACAAACACATGTCACAACCACTTCAAGAAGGAGAAACATACTCTTAATCTCTTTGTTAAACATTGTTGCTGATAATCCCTAATTTTAACTTCACAGTTCACCAGAATGCCATCTCATTCAGGAAATATTTGAAGGTTTCATGATCTGGTTGGAACGTGACACTCAAGTCAGAACCAAAACCTAAATTTGAGAGACGGACTAAACTGTGTCTCTGTTAGCCTTGATATCACCCAAAGACCAACACAGCAACATGGAGTTGTGTGTTGAAGTCTCAAAcactggtgacacaaacttttaCTCCTTTAAAATATTCTACTGAATTTAATTCTACTTTACCAAAGATGACACTGATGTCCTTGTAAGTACTGTTgtatttaattatcttctaaTAACTCATAATTAATTATAGAGTTGATGGAGATTTATTGATACTTCAGTTACTCACTAATTATCTTGCAGAATCCTCCATTATCTTTATGTTGCAGACTACAACCCTCTTGAAGTGTGACATGTTTCCTACTTGGATAAGGTCAATGTTTAGTGGATGTAGTGTGAGAGATATGCTATTACAGAGAACAGACACTAGGAACACCTTTTATCATAAATCTGCCAGATTATGGCAGACCTCTGTCTACATAACAACATGAAGTATATTATTCTACACAATAAGGGCAATGGGACAAgtaggacaaacagacagatcagcAAAGAATATTCTTACCAACTCGACCTCTGCTTGTTACAGGTTTCAAACACCTCAGGCATCGTTTAAGTGCAACGTTTGAACATTCTTCACATGTCAGAAGGTGTTCACAGGGATGAACTTTTGTTGTGGCCTCTTTATTTCTGCACAACAAACATCTGTGGACAAAACAGAAACATCCAAtcaataacattcatttataacaaatattatattatttacatgttcGGAATAGAGAATATTATAAGATACATCAGTAACTACCAAGAGTAGAGCAGAAACTCTTCtttaaacatttacatacatacagcattttGTGTAGTTAAatgacgcagaaacacacacacacacacacatacatacacacacatgcatacatacattgataaatgtTTGTCTTGACCCTGATACATCATAGAAATTGGTTGACACACAGTGAACTGCATATATTccagaaatatatttcacttctaACATCGAACtcatttcttctgaacaaatatatctacacaggtttctttatatacacatactttattatatacactttattatatacatcccgtctccacagattagcagatGAGGTGTCCAGTACTGAGCAGTGGCAGGAATAGCCCGAAACCAGACCTGGTCTGCTGGTTCTGTTGCTataagatggtaggggttcgatCCCCTGCTCGCAATTGATCGGATGCACCTTTGCATCGTTAATTAGCTAGAGGAGGTGTTCTCTTGGGGTTAAACATTCGCAGTAGAGTCCATCCGAACAGATACTCATGTTGGCGTGCCTacgaatattacttatatatattttcgtccAGCCCGTGCTatcacggaaaacggatgttaaacgatgatgatgatgatgatgatatatctatcatatatatatatatatatatatatatatatatcatatatatatatatatatatatatatatatatatatatatatatatatatatatatatatatatgatatatatatatatatgtggaggcacaatggcccagtggttagggcaacggactcgcggttgtaggatcacggtttcgattcccagacttggcgttgtgagtgtttattgagcgaaaacatctaaaagctccacgaggctccagcagggggtggtgatccctgctgtactctttcaccactctttcttctgttggcctgctcgcttagccagtggggtggcgtcattcgaaggctaaaacaatgcgaacgcattgtgaccggcgatgtgtaactacatctgatggactggtcggtcacgtgatcacgtgatatataatatatatatatatgtatgcatgataggtttcggccagtattagCGCAGGTCATGTTTAACGTAATCCCACTACCGGGCGAATCAGGATGCGGACAAATGACCCACTCGAGTAGAGAGTTGCTGTTTACGGGGACATATCCTGGTGTTGGAGTTTTaaccgggatttcttgaaggatttttccaaatacttcttgaactttatggggGTCTTTTTCTGGTTTAATGTATTTTGGTGTAATGCTAAATGGAGCGGGGCcacttgaggtgaaataattttgccgtattgttgttatgtgatgcGAGTTTGATTTATGTTGTGGGCAGATAATACGGGGCCCAGGCCTTGGGTATATCTTAAagctgatgccaacatcatttgggcaatgctgatgagaTATTTTCCACCATGATTTTGGGAGGCTTTATTATATGTATCGTGCATGTAGTTCTAGTTTTCTGTCCCTTATTTTGCCCCTTTCCAATAATATCAGCTGCGCTCTgtagacatattattattattatcgttattattattattattattattaaaacattcaCATAAACGATTATttgtaaaagcaaataaaatcttCTGAAGTGTGTCAATTGAATAAAGCAGAACAATATTTATACAGTCcaaaaatcaatatctataaacaatatctgaatttcaacaaagaaagttttgtatattcaCTTAGGGGGAAATGTGCCTGCTTCTTAAGTAGCTCATACAGAGAGATGTATGGCAAAGAAATTGCCAAATCTTATAAAATAAGGGAGTCAAAGGCGACTAAAGCACCTAGTAATGGTATATGTGTTACTTGAATTATTTACGTTTCCTGACagctttttttttccatgaagaTATGTGGCAATATTCCATCAGTAtttgcagaaatataatatatacactgttggtgtgtgtttgtaggttaaTTTTCTATGAAATCATTCTTAATATTGACTGATTCGGACttagaagagtgagaaaaagatgttggtaGACAGATAAATTCCACTTAATTCTAAGTAACAGTCTCAAAATGgaattcattcacttcattatttagatctatattttcctattgatcacaaatctttaaaataggGAACGAAGAGGGGTAGGTGGTGATGGACAGTGAAGTATAAATGTCAACACTACGAATCATGGGAATGTAATCAAAATCGTGTTCTTTCTTTGATCTCCTGACAACTGCATATTGTTTATTGTGTGGCCCATGACAAAAAACACTAGCGACAGTATAATGTATGGGTAGAATTAAaacgaaataaacatataaatatgattatatacaaaatagaaaatgtactGGTTTACCTGTTCCATTGCCAGGAAATACTTACTGTGGTGGTAAAAAtgcttctaatttttttctcaaatttgggTCCTTAATGAGGTCCAATggtgtgttatttttgttgtttttatggtgAAAGTCCGCTCCCTGGCTGGCGAGATATCTCGCAACCACTATACCAGAGAGCCTTTCTTCTATTTTCAGGTTAAGGGAAGTGCAGCActacaaatgatgaaatataaaatgatgacaatattacacaaatattcaaaacaaatgcACCTAATTACACAAAAGTTCATCTAAATTTACTCATAGCTTGTTTATCCACCAATTAAAGCAATTACAAAGTATTGAGTTCCTACATATTCTTTAATTAAGTCCATTTcccattttcatgtttttactttattttcaacaCTGAGACACCCTCTAAATATATTGTCATTACATTGAGCAGGACAAACCGTATTGATTAACATGAAGCTTATTTATaattaatgagtaaatatttacttgtcaatcacaaatatcacaatttattcaatagaaaaatcaaatataggaagaacaaaccaacaagaacCTATCTATATAATTGGCTTGATAAAGGCGACCATGTGGCCATAAGAaagagtattgtatatataaatataacacaacatgagaagaaagaacataagttatatcagaaacaaaaacacCTATAACATAACAAAGTCAATACCACACAGACATGACCAAACATATCAATAATTTTTCCATAATTAAGCAAGAAGCATCTTTGAATGATGACGGTAAAGTAAAGGAAGCAGGAATTAGTGTCAAGTCAGAAGagtaatggaggagtatttttaatcacggacaagtgaattttggaagaggcgacttgcaagtctaccagatagatggaagagcattgtagaaaatgaaggagaatatgttttagattaacagaaaaaagtactttgtttatcttaattttgagaaATATAAGGATTATAAAAAACTGCTTCATTTATGAGATGACAGCAAAAAGTCCAGTAGTATTGAAGTccatactgttgatgacatcagaTAGCCGAATACAGTAAACGGGCTTTAAACAGCATTTTACAAGATATATACTCAAACTCAAAAtcattacttgtgtgtgtttgtctgtgtgagtgtgtgtgtgtgtgtgtgtgtgtgtgtgtgtgtgtgtgtgtgtgtgtttgtgtgtgtgcctaagtacAGAACTTAAATACTGGAAAACTCACTAAGGACCATGCTTTATTGTATTCATTCTCTAGCGTCTTAACATTGAACATTGTTATTTCATGTCCACAAGAAGTCAGTGGATTCATGTCGGGTACAAGAAGTAGGATAGAGAGCAGTTTCACTCAGAATCCTTCATAGAATGGACTGGATGTATTAACCTTGGCACCAGCACTATAAAGCTCAGACATCTCTTCTATCCTGCATCATTGTTAATTGAGAATAATATCTCCTCTATTAAATAGGCCACTTCTCCGTCACATTGTGATGGCTGTGTTTATATGGCCAACAACCGAGATGGGTCACCTCTCGACCGTGGTGAGACGACATCTTTGAGAGTGAAAGGAGATGGAATATTGTTTGTTACATAATATCACTCGGGTCATAAGGGGAGACTGGATTACGGAATGGTAATGGAGGATGGGGTTGATAGGGGAGAATTGATACATGACAAGcaaagtttgtctgtctgcctgtctctctctctcacactcccaCAAAGACTCCCaaatatacaaaatcacacagacacacacacactcacacacacagacacacacagacacacacacacagacacacacgcatgtatatacacaaacaattttaaaacttACTTCGTTTAGTAAATCCAAGGGTGCATCCTCGGAATTAAACATTTCTGTTGCCATGGCTAGGTGCAAACAGCTGTTACCTTCACCATCAACAGCATTTATGTCTGCACCCAGGGCTATTAACAGGTGTGTCATTCCGAGGTGACCCTGGGAAACGGCTTCAAGCAATGGTGTCCGTTTCCTTTTGTTTTGAATGTCGAACTGAACTGAACCCTTTgtggaagtaaaaatagaaaatgaaaatttacatgaaaatcaggATGGATATCAATGTGTCAttattgtcttctactgtatactTGATCAAACTGATCATGTACATTTGATGTTTGCCCGTAAAATCAACCTTCGTAAGATCCTCTAGATGTTGCTATGAGAATGTGTTCTAGACAGGATAAAGATGTCCTAAATAGATTGTTTCAGCTTAATCTACCTTTCTTCCTAACTATAGTAAGTTTTAGGGGAGCTGAACACGAGTGAACACATGATTAACAGATCAAGACTAGTAAAGAAGAATCAAAATTTCTAAAGTATACTTTTGATGTTGCTATAATTAATAAGAGGTTCATAAAACTGTTGAGGTGGTTAGTGTCCACCACCATGAAAttaatgcgcgtgcacacacacatacacagagacacactcaaatataaatatatatatatatatatatatatatttatatttgagtgtgtctctgtgtatgtgtgtgtgcacgcgcattaaTTTCATGGTGGTGGACACTAACCACCTCAACAGTTTTATGAACCTCTTATTAATTATAGCACATCAAAAGTATACTTTAGAAATTTTACATATTCctcattcaacatatatatttatatatccaacagtaatgtatataaatctctccctctctctctctctctcactatatatattatatatatatatatatatatatatatatatatatatagtgagagagagagagagagggagagatttatatacattactgttggatatataaatatatatgttgaatgagGAATATGTAAAATGAAGTTCACGAGAAAATTTATCCATCACAACCATTGGTTTGACCCGTGTTGCATCGATTCCTTGCAGGTGGGAAAGTTCTCGGTGTCGcttggtatgttgttgttgtcagtaggTTCTTGGATTATAGCATTATAGCCAACAACCTCCTGGCAACATCATGCCAAGCGAAACCGAGAATATTTTGTGAGGTTTCCTCTGTAAAACAAGACACCAGATGATATGCATCTGCACTGGAAGATGCAACACATCCAATTATACAGTATCCAACCCACAAGTGTCCGATGCAAAATGGGTCAATACTCCATTTCCCAATCCCCCATTTGTAATAAAACTCAAAAAACCGTGAAATTCCTGAGGTAGACTAAGTGAAAATTATatcataacgtgtgtgtgtatgtgtgtgtgtgcagacatacagacagacgtgcgtacacacacacacacacacgcacacacacaccacacacacacacacacatacatacatacatacatacatacatacatacatacatacatacatacatacatacatacatacatacatacagaaactgtgcatagtttagctgtccagcggatgttgacgtaaagtgaaaaatagaatatctggaaataaactgaataatgacatatctatgtatatatatgttttgattgtagaaaagataaatccggagaagaagcacactctaagatgcagagcagtgtatattttaaaactggGGAAGGCCGGTTTCCGGGATTACCCTTGGTTTCCGGTCCAAAAAGGATTTAGCTTCAGGGCGTATCAttagaccccaaaacctgttggcctaagacctcttccaAATATGGAGGGTGGAAAAGCCGTTCACCTCATACGCCTAATCCCGTCCAATAGCTTTTCCAGCTGCATACGGGTGTATAGTTCGTTGGATGACGTGGGGATGTTATTGCTGGAGTATCCGAGGtcaaattctttcatatttatggGAGACCCGTGGTTTCAGTGAATATGTAGAAACGCTTCAATGGTGAGATATTTAACAGGAACCACATGGTCACTGGGATAATCTCTTGCCAGGGAGCTGAAAAGGATCGTTTGCACAAAACGTAAATCCCAGGCTTTTCCccttccatattttgaagaggtcttaggctAACAGGGTCTTACGAAACGGTACAAAGCTAAAACCTTTATGAATGGGAAACCCagagtaatcccataaaccacccccaatttataatatacatacatataaatgtataagtatatatatatatatatataagtatatatgcatgtatgtatatttactgatTCCTTTAGGATATCTTACtaaatctccttctctcttctataaaaaactgttttgtaaattattgtcttccatacattaacattttgaaaataaaattctgttcttgtatatgtatattgcattgaAGAATGGATGTAAACATGATATTCTATGAACTGAGGTGCTTGTCATTTATACCTGttttactttgtaaattgtaCGATGGCACTGTATGATTTATAACCTATACactaatgcagacatgtaaaagaatttatcagacagatagatagatagatacatacatacttacatacatagacaagaagagatatagagagacagacagacagacagacagttagacagacagacagacagatagatagatagatatatatatatatatatagatagatagatagatagatagatagacagatagatagatagatagatagatagacagagagagagagatagagagagagacagacagacagacatatagatagatagatagatagatagatagatagatagatagatagatagatagatagatagatagatagatagatagaaagaaatagatagacacacatccatatatggtTGTAGTGAAAGGAGCTTTTTTCCCAACCATACACGGTTCTACGTTGAATCACTCTGCATGGAAACTCAGGAAAGTATATTCTACTCTTGCCTTGGGCTGAACaaaatctatgtgtgtgcctatgtatgtgtctatgtgtgtgcctatgtatgtgtgcatgggtgtgtgtgtgggtgtgtgtgtgcgtgtgtgtgtagtggttcagcaaagaggctgagaggataagtgatatgcttaaaataaaaaaaagtactgggatcgatgtatttggctaaaaattcgatgatgccccagcatggccgcaggcaaatgtctaaaacaattaatatatatatatatatatatatatatatatacatgatatctgttatattttggttcatctcataatgaccttgtttcatttgaccattaaagatattattatcagtggtggtggtcagttgGACTGTCAACACCGCTAATATCAACATGATCAATATACAATTCCTCCACAAACACAAGGGTTTTGTAGTACATGTGATTAAatctatttccattattttactggtacattggtaatatttatattatacagatcaatataatactggagagtgtatataatatgtatttattaactaaCCTGCTTCAGCATCGCACACACCACTTTATATTTTCGCCTGAAAGTAatggatgaggaaagaaaaacatgaaaaaaaagcaaacatcacacagcttgagataatagtta
The DNA window shown above is from Octopus sinensis unplaced genomic scaffold, ASM634580v1 Contig02334, whole genome shotgun sequence and carries:
- the LOC115227249 gene encoding E3 ubiquitin-protein ligase MIB2, with protein sequence MLKQGSVQFDIQNKRKRTPLLEAVSQGHLGMTHLLIALGADINAVDGEGNSCLHLAMATEMFNSEDAPLDLLNECCTSLNLKIEERLSGIVVARYLASQGADFHHKNNKNNTPLDLIKDPNLRKKLEAFLPPQCLLCRNKEATTKVHPCEHLLTCEECSNVALKRCLRCLKPVTSRGRVESPKFEEKGVQTLAETVDEFKIRELN